One genomic region from Candidatus Nitrosopumilus koreensis AR1 encodes:
- the purC gene encoding phosphoribosylaminoimidazolesuccinocarboxamide synthase has protein sequence MKFLTSGKVKDLYDVDETTLLFKFSDRVSAYDVKFKQDIPRKGEVLCKFAEFWFNELPVPNHFIKRESDTEILVKKMKMLPIECVVRGYFYGSLVSRWKKGTVKVPEGTDTTLAAKLLEPMFDPTTKSEHDIPIDKTKAIEMKLVTEEQYHWLEKTSIEIYKKMAKIADDVGFILADLKLEFGILDGQITLGDSIGPDEYRLWPKDSFEVGKIQEAYDKQLLRDWLTANGYQKQFDDARDAGQEPVAPEIPSEIISKMTERYVTAYEKLSGKQL, from the coding sequence TTGAAATTTCTTACCAGTGGGAAGGTAAAGGATCTTTATGATGTTGATGAAACCACTTTACTCTTCAAGTTCTCTGACCGGGTTTCAGCATATGATGTGAAATTCAAACAAGACATTCCTAGAAAAGGGGAGGTTTTGTGCAAATTTGCTGAATTTTGGTTCAATGAGTTACCTGTCCCAAATCATTTCATAAAGCGTGAGTCTGATACTGAGATACTTGTAAAGAAGATGAAGATGCTTCCAATCGAGTGTGTTGTTCGTGGTTATTTTTATGGCAGTCTTGTAAGTAGATGGAAAAAAGGCACCGTCAAAGTACCTGAAGGAACTGATACAACTCTTGCTGCAAAACTTCTTGAGCCTATGTTTGATCCTACCACAAAATCAGAACACGATATTCCAATTGATAAAACAAAAGCAATTGAAATGAAACTAGTCACTGAGGAACAGTATCACTGGTTGGAAAAAACTTCGATTGAAATTTACAAAAAGATGGCAAAGATTGCAGATGATGTTGGTTTTATCTTGGCTGATTTGAAATTAGAGTTTGGAATTTTAGATGGCCAAATTACTTTGGGTGATTCTATAGGTCCTGATGAGTATCGCTTGTGGCCAAAGGACTCCTTCGAGGTGGGTAAAATCCAAGAAGCATATGACAAACAACTTTTGCGTGACTGGTTAACTGCAAACGGATATCAAAAACAATTTGATGATGCACGTGATGCTGGCCAAGAACCAGTGGCACCTGAAATTCCCTCTGAGATTATTTCAAAAATGACAGAACGTTATGTTACTGCATATGAAAAACTCTCTGGCAAGCAACTGTGA
- a CDS encoding winged helix-turn-helix domain-containing protein has product MSTLLEKPIKVNRIVTTSIEHARAIEDPARAKIVEILYHQAMSADQITTALKKSGFKKALTTIRHHLEILKESGLIQIVKIEESRGAITKFYSTSTKLLDFQTPEDFESKYSKIIDNTSTKIEKILKGLTPKTGKSKGKKSEEYSQYLVMEIMNRAMTNVLENSGKK; this is encoded by the coding sequence ATGTCTACATTATTAGAAAAACCAATCAAAGTAAATCGTATTGTTACGACAAGTATTGAACACGCACGAGCAATTGAAGACCCTGCACGCGCAAAAATTGTTGAGATTTTGTATCATCAAGCTATGTCAGCTGACCAGATCACAACTGCATTAAAAAAATCTGGATTCAAAAAAGCACTAACTACAATTCGTCATCATTTAGAAATTCTAAAAGAATCTGGGTTAATACAAATTGTAAAGATTGAAGAATCTCGTGGTGCCATAACAAAATTTTACAGCACTTCTACAAAACTACTTGATTTTCAAACCCCTGAAGATTTTGAATCAAAGTATTCCAAAATAATCGACAACACATCCACAAAAATTGAAAAAATCCTCAAAGGGTTAACTCCTAAAACTGGAAAGTCAAAAGGGAAAAAATCTGAAGAGTATTCTCAGTATTTGGTCATGGAAATCATGAATCGTGCCATGACAAACGTGCTTGAGAACTCTGGCAAAAAATAA
- a CDS encoding PPOX class F420-dependent oxidoreductase produces MDEKVKKLFSEKNLVFIATVMKDGSPQISPVWGNYEDGYVMVNTAEGRIKHKNVLRDPRVAVSVVSKDNPLDMTTIRGVVEELIPDYNYKHADKLTQQYMGREHYPFKRDGEKRVILKIKPIKVFVLPELKMSE; encoded by the coding sequence ATGGATGAAAAAGTAAAAAAATTATTTTCTGAAAAAAATCTTGTATTCATTGCAACTGTTATGAAAGATGGTTCGCCACAAATTTCACCTGTTTGGGGCAATTATGAAGATGGTTATGTGATGGTAAACACTGCTGAGGGCAGAATAAAACACAAAAATGTTTTACGTGATCCTCGTGTTGCAGTTTCTGTTGTTTCAAAGGACAACCCTCTTGATATGACAACAATTCGTGGAGTTGTTGAAGAACTAATTCCAGATTATAATTACAAACATGCAGATAAATTAACACAACAATACATGGGGCGCGAACACTATCCCTTCAAACGTGATGGTGAAAAAAGAGTTATTCTAAAAATAAAACCTATCAAGGTTTTTGTTTTGCCTGAATTAAAGATGTCCGAGTAA
- a CDS encoding DUF4352 domain-containing protein, which yields MAGLGIMVVIGAIVASMAIAMYMYTEYQTNYIETVTGETVSVGPVEYVITFEGTHEGSKEVKPENTFVMIGITAKYTGDDKTLLSGGQFYIVDEKEQKHEAVYGEFSSKDLLLEWLEPNKPVEKTTQFDIPFDEEKSYKIIIRPQKEQSTTDTAVVCITNC from the coding sequence GTGGCAGGTCTAGGAATAATGGTAGTAATTGGAGCAATAGTTGCCTCAATGGCAATTGCAATGTACATGTATACAGAATACCAAACAAACTACATCGAAACAGTTACAGGAGAGACAGTTTCTGTGGGGCCAGTCGAATATGTCATCACATTTGAAGGAACACATGAGGGAAGCAAAGAAGTAAAACCAGAAAACACCTTTGTGATGATCGGAATTACCGCAAAATACACAGGAGATGATAAAACATTGCTTTCAGGAGGACAATTTTACATAGTTGATGAAAAAGAGCAAAAACACGAAGCAGTTTATGGTGAATTTTCATCTAAAGACCTACTTTTAGAATGGTTAGAGCCAAACAAACCAGTAGAAAAAACAACACAGTTTGATATTCCATTTGATGAAGAAAAATCATACAAAATAATCATCAGGCCACAAAAAGAACAATCAACAACAGATACAGCTGTTGTTTGTATAACAAATTGTTGA
- a CDS encoding DUF2299 family protein → MAASRMRDNVERWLTHEGLSFEDVKDPENVFQILVKHAGPAGVPVEIFEPKAQQGILVIGSKVVMKNNQIARYLRFNEEEKEKFEKKVADYCYTIQAINKNTTEDGKRKIGVYVVLDKEENINQQGLFDAIDRVSEMHEKTSRFLMKTF, encoded by the coding sequence ATGGCTGCATCAAGAATGAGAGACAATGTGGAAAGATGGCTAACTCACGAAGGATTGTCATTTGAAGATGTAAAAGATCCTGAAAATGTGTTTCAAATTCTAGTAAAGCATGCAGGTCCCGCAGGAGTTCCTGTAGAAATTTTTGAGCCAAAGGCACAACAAGGAATTTTAGTTATTGGCTCCAAAGTCGTCATGAAAAACAACCAGATTGCAAGATATTTGAGATTCAATGAAGAAGAGAAAGAGAAATTTGAGAAAAAAGTAGCAGATTATTGCTACACAATACAGGCAATTAACAAAAATACCACAGAAGACGGAAAACGCAAAATCGGAGTTTATGTGGTACTAGACAAGGAAGAAAACATCAACCAGCAAGGATTGTTTGATGCAATTGACAGAGTCTCAGAAATGCATGAAAAGACCTCAAGATTTCTAATGAAGACATTCTAA
- a CDS encoding 50S ribosomal protein L6: protein MSTSQLEKMQDQVTIPEGVKVTQNKHMLMFEGPLGKTHKSFRNIPVNIDIAEDKINLKTIGERKKDYAILHTARSIIRNICEGLVEGYTIKMKVVFAHFPITVKVEGKKVLIENYQGERAPRITHIMGNTKVTPKGEDVIITGEVWTDVTQTAANIELKTKVKNKDHRVFLDGIYVYEKKKGLEK, encoded by the coding sequence ATGTCTACTAGTCAACTCGAAAAAATGCAAGACCAGGTAACAATTCCTGAAGGAGTCAAGGTCACACAAAACAAACACATGCTAATGTTTGAAGGCCCACTTGGAAAAACACACAAAAGTTTTAGAAATATTCCAGTAAATATCGACATTGCAGAAGACAAAATAAACTTGAAAACAATTGGTGAAAGAAAAAAAGATTATGCAATTTTGCATACCGCAAGATCAATAATTCGAAACATCTGCGAAGGTCTAGTAGAGGGATACACAATAAAGATGAAGGTAGTCTTTGCACACTTTCCAATTACAGTCAAAGTCGAAGGAAAAAAAGTTCTAATCGAAAACTATCAAGGTGAAAGGGCACCAAGAATCACACACATCATGGGAAATACCAAAGTAACACCAAAAGGCGAAGATGTCATTATTACTGGAGAGGTTTGGACAGACGTTACACAAACTGCAGCAAACATTGAATTAAAAACCAAAGTAAAGAACAAAGATCATAGAGTTTTCTTAGATGGCATCTACGTCTATGAAAAGAAAAAAGGTTTAGAGAAATAA
- a CDS encoding 30S ribosomal protein S8 → MPATNILANLFVTLYNNETRRKSECTILPTSKLGIEVLKTLQKDGYIGEFEHIDDKRGGKFKIKLLAKITKCGAISPRFKVKTDEFNNWEQQYLPAYDRGMLLVTTNQGVMSHHDAIEKEIGGFLIGYVY, encoded by the coding sequence ATGCCAGCAACTAATATTTTAGCAAATCTATTTGTCACATTATACAATAATGAAACAAGAAGAAAGAGTGAATGTACAATTCTTCCAACTTCAAAATTAGGAATCGAAGTTCTAAAAACACTTCAAAAAGATGGATACATTGGAGAGTTTGAACACATCGATGATAAAAGGGGAGGAAAATTCAAAATCAAATTATTGGCAAAGATCACAAAATGTGGTGCAATTTCACCAAGATTCAAAGTAAAAACTGATGAATTTAACAATTGGGAACAGCAATACTTGCCAGCATATGACAGAGGAATGCTTCTAGTTACAACAAACCAGGGAGTAATGTCTCATCATGATGCAATAGAAAAAGAGATTGGAGGATTTTTGATAGGATATGTCTACTAG
- a CDS encoding 30S ribosomal protein S14 yields MAKDRSYEFTGRKKHDFGRGSRWCKRCGDYTAVIQKYDLMLCRRCFREVATSLGFRKNR; encoded by the coding sequence ATGGCAAAAGATAGATCATACGAATTTACAGGAAGAAAGAAACATGACTTTGGAAGAGGTTCAAGATGGTGTAAAAGATGTGGAGATTATACAGCTGTTATTCAAAAATACGATTTGATGTTATGCAGACGATGCTTCAGAGAGGTAGCAACATCTCTAGGATTTAGGAAAAATAGGTGA
- a CDS encoding 50S ribosomal protein L5 — MSQTTESPMKKISLEKVVLNMGVGKSGDVIDIARRALEQISGKKPSARNAKETQRDWGVRKGEPIGVAVTIRGDDAKELLKRLLEAKGNTINGRAFDNFGNYSFGIKEHIDIPGVKYEPSIGILGLGISVTLTRPGYGIRKRSKHKASVGKSHIITNQEAKDYLVKEFGVTIA; from the coding sequence ATGTCTCAAACAACAGAATCCCCAATGAAAAAAATCTCACTAGAGAAAGTAGTACTGAATATGGGAGTTGGTAAATCAGGCGATGTAATTGACATTGCAAGAAGAGCATTAGAGCAAATTTCAGGTAAAAAACCATCAGCACGAAATGCAAAAGAGACACAAAGAGATTGGGGAGTAAGAAAAGGAGAACCAATAGGTGTTGCAGTTACAATCAGAGGAGATGATGCCAAAGAATTATTGAAAAGATTACTTGAAGCAAAGGGAAACACCATTAATGGCAGAGCATTTGATAATTTTGGAAATTATTCATTTGGAATTAAAGAACACATAGACATTCCAGGTGTAAAGTATGAACCATCAATTGGAATTTTAGGTCTTGGAATTTCAGTTACACTAACTAGGCCAGGTTATGGAATTAGAAAAAGAAGTAAACACAAAGCAAGTGTTGGAAAATCACATATCATTACAAATCAAGAAGCAAAGGATTATCTAGTAAAAGAGTTTGGAGTGACGATAGCATAA
- a CDS encoding 30S ribosomal protein S4e, which translates to MVSISGSKKLKRQMAPQFWGIARKDKRFVITVRPGPHKKTHSVPTAVFLRDMLKIVSSLREAKTAIYSGKVKIDGVVRKSLHHAIGLMDVVELENVSDVYRMVPTEGKLLKPIKINDSEKTKKLVRVTTKTTINKGKTQIGFHDGRSTISDTKVNVGDVCLIQVPDQKILEVVKLEPGNNGLVTRGVNAGQIGKIENIEEGTFILPKRVILSLGDRKIEIPADIIMPIGKEEPIIQLK; encoded by the coding sequence ATGGTAAGTATTTCAGGTAGTAAAAAACTCAAGCGTCAAATGGCACCTCAGTTCTGGGGAATTGCCAGAAAAGACAAGAGGTTCGTAATTACAGTAAGACCAGGTCCTCACAAAAAGACCCATTCAGTTCCAACAGCAGTATTCCTTAGGGACATGCTAAAGATTGTATCAAGCCTCAGAGAAGCAAAAACTGCAATCTATTCAGGAAAAGTAAAGATTGATGGTGTTGTTAGAAAATCACTACACCATGCAATTGGATTGATGGATGTTGTAGAGCTAGAAAATGTTTCAGATGTTTATCGTATGGTACCAACAGAAGGAAAATTACTAAAACCAATTAAAATTAATGATTCAGAAAAAACAAAGAAACTTGTTAGAGTTACCACTAAAACTACAATCAACAAAGGAAAAACACAAATCGGATTTCATGATGGTCGTTCAACAATTTCAGATACCAAAGTAAATGTTGGCGATGTATGTCTAATTCAAGTTCCAGATCAAAAAATTCTTGAAGTTGTAAAGCTGGAACCAGGAAACAACGGACTAGTTACACGAGGAGTCAATGCAGGACAAATTGGAAAAATCGAAAACATCGAGGAAGGAACATTCATTCTTCCAAAAAGAGTCATCCTATCTTTAGGAGACAGAAAAATCGAAATTCCAGCAGACATTATTATGCCAATAGGAAAAGAGGAGCCAATAATTCAATTAAAGTGA
- the rplX gene encoding 50S ribosomal protein L24, with amino-acid sequence MKPTKMRNKMIYQATYKTRSKQLGSALSKDLQKKYGKRSVRVVEGDNVTILRGEFKGVDGKVSEISTEKNSVAIEGVKKEKTKGDKFDVYIHTSNLVATSLNTDDKWRIAKLEGKDPRKQPKETPKKEESVKEEPKETKVVEKVEKKEDES; translated from the coding sequence ATGAAGCCAACTAAAATGCGCAACAAGATGATTTACCAGGCAACATACAAAACAAGAAGCAAACAGCTTGGCAGTGCATTATCAAAAGACTTGCAGAAAAAGTATGGAAAAAGAAGTGTCAGAGTAGTTGAAGGAGACAATGTAACTATCCTAAGAGGAGAATTCAAAGGAGTAGACGGTAAAGTTTCAGAAATATCTACAGAAAAAAACAGTGTTGCAATTGAAGGAGTAAAAAAAGAGAAAACTAAAGGAGACAAATTTGATGTTTATATTCACACTTCAAACTTGGTAGCCACATCACTAAACACAGATGACAAGTGGAGAATAGCAAAATTAGAAGGCAAAGATCCAAGAAAGCAACCAAAAGAGACACCAAAGAAAGAAGAATCAGTCAAAGAAGAGCCTAAAGAAACAAAAGTGGTCGAAAAGGTCGAAAAGAAAGAGGATGAAAGTTAA
- a CDS encoding 50S ribosomal protein L14: MAKQAGKGVEEFRPYVTKVIPVGANIVCADNSGAKILEIINVPRHKTRASRLPSASVGDFCNVVVKKGPAELRKQVYGAVIIRQKYAIRRLNGVRVCFEDNAAVLITPEGETKGTDIKGPVAAEASEKWPRVANLASMVV; this comes from the coding sequence ATGGCAAAGCAAGCAGGTAAAGGAGTAGAAGAATTCCGCCCATATGTAACCAAAGTAATTCCAGTTGGTGCAAACATTGTTTGTGCAGATAATTCTGGCGCAAAAATTTTAGAAATAATCAACGTTCCAAGACACAAGACAAGAGCATCAAGACTCCCATCAGCATCAGTTGGGGACTTTTGTAATGTTGTTGTAAAGAAAGGTCCAGCCGAATTAAGAAAACAAGTGTATGGTGCAGTTATAATTAGACAAAAATATGCAATTCGTAGATTAAACGGTGTAAGAGTTTGTTTTGAAGACAACGCAGCAGTGTTAATCACTCCAGAAGGAGAAACAAAAGGAACAGACATCAAAGGACCAGTCGCAGCAGAAGCTTCAGAGAAATGGCCAAGAGTAGCTAACTTGGCATCAATGGTGGTATAA
- a CDS encoding 30S ribosomal protein S17 — translation MTRNIGLNVKEPKRECTDKHCPFHGELAIRGKLFDGKVTGSKARQTITLQKDTPIYFNKFKRYARGKSSIHAHVPGCIDVESGDSVLTAECRPISKSVSYVVVEVRS, via the coding sequence ATGACTAGAAACATCGGATTAAACGTAAAAGAACCAAAAAGAGAATGCACAGACAAGCATTGTCCATTCCATGGCGAATTAGCAATTAGAGGAAAACTTTTTGATGGTAAAGTGACAGGAAGCAAAGCAAGACAAACCATCACACTACAAAAAGATACCCCAATTTACTTTAACAAATTCAAGAGATATGCAAGAGGAAAAAGCAGTATTCATGCACACGTTCCTGGATGTATTGATGTTGAATCAGGAGACAGTGTATTGACTGCAGAATGCAGACCAATATCAAAATCAGTATCCTATGTTGTTGTGGAGGTTAGATCATAA
- a CDS encoding ribonuclease P protein component 1, with translation MITADNITSHEFIGLHTEIVRSTNPQVIGLNGRIEDETKSMFTINTENGMKRIAKSTSNWRFSIENSDVIVEGSKITKRPFDRIGAKA, from the coding sequence ATGATTACAGCAGACAACATCACATCACATGAATTCATTGGATTACACACAGAGATAGTCAGATCAACTAACCCTCAAGTAATAGGATTAAATGGAAGAATCGAAGATGAAACAAAATCAATGTTTACAATTAACACAGAAAATGGAATGAAAAGAATTGCCAAATCTACAAGCAATTGGAGATTCTCAATTGAGAATAGTGATGTTATAGTAGAAGGTTCCAAAATTACAAAAAGACCATTTGATAGAATAGGAGCAAAGGCATGA
- the rpmC gene encoding 50S ribosomal protein L29 has product MTRISMKTIKQLNEKDLKSKIQESRSELAKLRVDAAKGTLRKESGKLKPIRHDIARMLTRLNEMRNEK; this is encoded by the coding sequence ATGACCAGAATTAGTATGAAGACAATTAAACAGTTAAACGAAAAAGATCTGAAAAGCAAGATTCAAGAATCAAGAAGTGAGCTTGCAAAACTCAGAGTAGATGCAGCAAAAGGCACACTGAGAAAAGAGAGTGGGAAACTAAAACCAATACGACACGATATTGCAAGAATGCTAACTAGACTAAACGAGATGAGGAACGAGAAATGA
- a CDS encoding 30S ribosomal protein S3, with amino-acid sequence MSSVKNVIKDNYNMMLLKDYLREAIKEAGFSHAEISKTPTGTRVALHVTRPGIVIGRKGSGIRDLTDKLATDFGLKNPQISVVEIEKPELSPSVMCNRMASHLERGTAFRRATMWTLKQIMENGAMGVQITISGKLRGDRSAFEKHTAGILPRAGHHAEVIVAEDIAHVNTAMGLIGIRIRIARKEKFVPEFEMKTEKPKKAKQVKDAQTGKMRDETAAEKKARTESEQIAMEEEKMKELETLEEEEASLK; translated from the coding sequence ATGTCATCAGTCAAAAACGTAATCAAAGATAACTACAACATGATGCTTCTCAAAGATTATCTCAGAGAGGCAATTAAAGAAGCAGGATTTTCACATGCTGAGATTTCAAAGACACCAACAGGTACAAGAGTTGCATTACATGTCACAAGACCAGGTATAGTTATTGGAAGAAAAGGTTCAGGAATTAGAGACCTTACTGATAAACTGGCAACAGATTTTGGATTAAAAAATCCACAAATTTCAGTAGTAGAAATTGAGAAACCAGAACTATCACCAAGTGTGATGTGTAACAGAATGGCATCACATCTTGAAAGAGGTACTGCATTTAGAAGAGCAACAATGTGGACTCTAAAACAAATCATGGAAAATGGTGCCATGGGTGTTCAAATTACAATTTCAGGTAAACTAAGAGGTGACCGTTCTGCATTTGAAAAGCACACTGCAGGAATATTGCCAAGAGCAGGTCATCATGCAGAGGTAATTGTTGCCGAGGACATTGCACATGTCAACACAGCAATGGGATTAATTGGAATTAGAATTAGAATTGCAAGAAAAGAAAAATTTGTTCCAGAATTTGAGATGAAGACAGAAAAACCAAAGAAAGCAAAACAAGTCAAAGATGCACAAACAGGAAAGATGAGAGATGAGACAGCAGCAGAAAAGAAAGCAAGAACAGAATCAGAACAAATTGCAATGGAAGAAGAAAAGATGAAAGAGCTTGAAACACTAGAAGAAGAGGAGGCCAGTCTCAAATGA
- a CDS encoding 50S ribosomal protein L22, whose protein sequence is MGRFSYAFQNYDATRHVRSSLREKDISHKHAREVAVAIKGLSIEKARDYLQAVVHKDRAIAFRRYKNQVGHKGDPGMMAGRYPQKTAKEFIKVLDNLESNAEYKGMDLDRLRIVNATVHKGVMVKRFIPRAMGRATPKNNVLTHVELVAQEI, encoded by the coding sequence ATGGGTAGATTCAGTTACGCTTTCCAAAATTATGATGCAACAAGACATGTACGCTCTTCACTAAGAGAAAAAGACATCTCACACAAACATGCGAGGGAAGTTGCAGTTGCAATCAAAGGACTATCAATTGAAAAGGCAAGAGACTACCTACAAGCAGTAGTACATAAAGACCGTGCAATCGCATTTAGAAGATACAAGAATCAAGTAGGACATAAAGGAGACCCAGGAATGATGGCAGGACGTTATCCTCAAAAAACAGCAAAAGAGTTCATCAAAGTTTTAGATAATTTAGAATCAAATGCAGAATACAAAGGAATGGATTTAGATAGATTAAGGATTGTAAACGCAACTGTTCACAAAGGAGTAATGGTAAAAAGATTCATCCCAAGAGCAATGGGAAGAGCAACTCCAAAGAACAACGTATTGACTCATGTAGAATTGGTGGCCCAGGAGATTTAG
- a CDS encoding 30S ribosomal protein S19: MVKEFAYRGIPKEELENMSLEKLFQLFNARQRRSLTRGINDGKRKLIEEIKAAKAGKLKNPIKTHVRDLIILPYMVDVTVNVFSGKEFRPVTIRTEMIGHYLGEYVITNKKVSHGAPGVGASRSSLYVPLK, encoded by the coding sequence ATGGTTAAAGAATTTGCATACAGAGGAATTCCAAAAGAGGAACTTGAAAATATGTCATTAGAAAAATTATTCCAGTTATTCAATGCAAGACAAAGAAGATCTCTTACCAGAGGAATTAACGATGGTAAAAGAAAACTAATTGAAGAGATCAAAGCCGCAAAAGCAGGCAAATTAAAAAATCCAATTAAAACTCACGTTAGAGATTTGATTATCCTACCATACATGGTAGATGTTACAGTAAATGTTTTCTCAGGAAAAGAATTCAGACCAGTCACAATCAGAACAGAAATGATTGGGCATTACTTGGGAGAATATGTAATAACAAACAAGAAGGTTTCACACGGTGCACCAGGTGTTGGCGCATCAAGATCCAGCCTATACGTACCATTGAAGTGA
- a CDS encoding 50S ribosomal protein L23, whose protein sequence is MNVDQASKIIIKPYITEKTFAMVENESKICFIVDRSASKPEIADAVNTLYKEKVTNVNTARTIYGKKAFVQFENTEKARDLATKIGML, encoded by the coding sequence ATGAACGTAGATCAAGCAAGCAAAATCATAATCAAACCATACATTACTGAAAAGACATTTGCTATGGTAGAAAACGAAAGTAAAATTTGTTTTATCGTAGATAGATCAGCAAGCAAACCAGAAATTGCTGATGCAGTTAACACACTATACAAAGAAAAAGTTACCAACGTAAACACAGCTAGAACAATTTATGGCAAGAAAGCATTCGTTCAGTTTGAAAATACAGAAAAAGCAAGAGACCTCGCCACAAAGATAGGAATGCTATAA
- the rplD gene encoding 50S ribosomal protein L4, which yields MTKTAVYTTTGTKDGEVELPAVFSTPFRRELIHKAFTNLTSHKFQPQGRHPTAGQDVVADSNDPPTGQGVSRVARARGGGGGRQGQGAEVASTRGGRQAHPPIVEKVIYKKLNKKERKLALCSAIAATASKDRVEARGHKVEGIESFPIIVSDDIESVSKTSEISKILDSLKLTQDLQRLEARKPRSGQSRLRGRSKKIGKSVLFVTKDASNISKAIGALPGVEAKSVKDLSVLDLAPGSDPIRLTVYSKSAIEEIGKIKSTHLEVMAKVQ from the coding sequence ATGACCAAGACAGCAGTATATACCACCACTGGAACCAAAGACGGAGAAGTAGAATTGCCAGCAGTTTTCTCCACACCATTTAGGAGAGAATTGATTCACAAAGCATTCACTAATCTTACATCACACAAATTCCAGCCACAAGGAAGACATCCAACTGCAGGCCAAGATGTGGTTGCAGATTCTAATGATCCTCCAACAGGACAAGGGGTATCCCGTGTTGCAAGAGCACGAGGCGGTGGCGGAGGGAGACAGGGCCAAGGTGCAGAGGTTGCATCAACTAGAGGAGGAAGACAAGCACATCCACCTATTGTCGAGAAAGTCATCTACAAGAAACTAAACAAAAAAGAAAGAAAGCTAGCATTATGTTCAGCAATTGCTGCAACTGCATCAAAGGATAGAGTTGAAGCTAGAGGCCATAAAGTAGAAGGAATCGAATCATTCCCAATCATAGTTTCAGATGACATAGAATCAGTTTCTAAAACAAGCGAAATATCCAAAATACTAGACTCATTAAAACTAACACAAGATTTGCAAAGACTAGAAGCAAGAAAACCACGTTCTGGTCAATCAAGACTTAGAGGCAGAAGTAAGAAAATCGGAAAGAGTGTATTGTTTGTAACTAAAGATGCATCAAATATTTCAAAAGCAATAGGAGCACTTCCGGGTGTAGAAGCAAAAAGTGTCAAAGATTTGAGCGTATTAGATTTAGCTCCGGGTTCAGATCCAATTAGATTAACCGTTTATTCCAAATCTGCAATTGAGGAGATTGGAAAAATAAAATCAACACATCTAGAGGTAATGGCGAAAGTACAATGA